The following are encoded together in the Desulfitobacterium chlororespirans DSM 11544 genome:
- a CDS encoding TIM barrel protein, translated as MPLLFGTAGVPLSAKERSTEAGVKRVRELQLDAMEVEFVQGVRMGEEKAQKIAQIAVEEKVALSCHGPYWINFNSQEPEKVAASRERLLHSARISKILGVKSVIFHPAFYHQDDPQVVLVRTAGELMKVREILDAEGNDVILRPETTGKPSQLGTLQEVLTLAQAVPGVLPCIDISHLHARSNGRINTYDEFCQVLEAAAESLGDRWVKHVHFHVSGIDYGVKGEKKHLILEQSDLRYPELMKAFHTFGVEGLVICESPNLEEDALLLQTTYRTMA; from the coding sequence GTGCCGCTTTTATTCGGGACGGCCGGGGTTCCTTTATCGGCCAAAGAGCGTTCCACAGAAGCAGGGGTCAAGCGTGTCCGGGAGCTTCAGCTGGACGCCATGGAAGTAGAGTTTGTCCAAGGGGTCCGCATGGGAGAAGAAAAGGCCCAAAAAATTGCCCAAATAGCTGTGGAAGAGAAGGTTGCCCTAAGCTGTCATGGTCCTTATTGGATTAACTTTAATTCTCAGGAACCTGAGAAAGTAGCAGCCAGCCGTGAGCGCCTTTTGCATAGTGCACGCATCAGTAAAATCTTAGGTGTTAAGAGTGTAATATTCCATCCTGCCTTTTATCATCAGGATGATCCCCAGGTTGTCCTGGTAAGAACCGCTGGGGAACTCATGAAGGTTCGGGAGATTCTGGATGCAGAAGGAAATGATGTCATATTACGGCCGGAGACCACGGGGAAGCCCTCACAACTGGGCACTCTTCAGGAGGTTCTGACCCTGGCGCAAGCAGTTCCAGGGGTTTTGCCCTGTATTGATATCAGTCATCTGCATGCCCGCAGCAATGGGAGGATCAATACCTACGATGAATTCTGTCAAGTCCTGGAGGCTGCGGCGGAATCCCTGGGGGATCGCTGGGTTAAGCATGTTCACTTTCATGTCTCCGGGATCGATTATGGTGTTAAAGGGGAGAAAAAGCACCTTATACTTGAACAATCCGATTTGCGCTATCCAGAGCTAATGAAAGCCTTTCACACCTTCGGTGTGGAAGGATTGGTGATTTGTGAAAGTCCCAATCTTGAAGAAGATGCCCTTCTTCTGCAAACGACTTACCGCACTATGGCTTAA
- a CDS encoding ATP-binding cassette domain-containing protein: protein MLELKDIKKTYRVGDIETKALDGINLSFRDKEFVAILGTSGSGKTTCLNMIGGLDHYDSGDLIIKGKSTKAFKEYEWDAYRNNSVGFVFQSYNLISHISIVANVEMGMTLSGVSKQAKRQKALDILEKVGLKEHLHKKPNQLSGGQMQRVAIARALANDPEILLCDEPTGALDSTTSVQIMDLIKGVSKDRLVIMVTHNPQLAKTYAERIIRFSDGKIIDDTNPYGAPSQPEYFHLKKTGMSFLTALNLSFRNLWTKKGRTFLTALASSIGIIGIAVILSLSTGFRAEIDEFQFDAMAEFPIIISQETQQMNANDLNNMTLEIRDRIYGTPAASTAHEIVIVDSAKNVITHKNDLSQEFIDYLEHVSPDIVGSIGYTRVVQMNLLRKTDNNYLPITLSNGPPSGNMTSSSSVGLSSFPSAVSGNNSYLADNYELLAGDYPRQLTDVVLVLNNQNQIEKGTLGALGFTVEGSDRIAFSAVVGTEYRVIHNNDFYTKTSFGTYLPANNYQKNYTSEHGFTIRISGVVRPKAGTSMSMLASGIAYDDRLSQKVIDNAMDSDIVIAQRDADYHVLTREKIDANTKELLLAYLGGDPSPYMVMVFPKDFDAKDEVINYIEHYNVGKAEEDVITFTDLAGTLSSLTKGIMDGITLVLIAFAAISLVVSMIMISIITYTSVLERTKEIGILKALGARKKDITRVFDAETFILGVFSGVLGIVVAWSCTFPINQAINKSTGLTNASHLRLDHAVLLVILSTVITVLGGHIPARLASKKDAVEALRTE, encoded by the coding sequence ATGCTTGAGCTTAAAGACATTAAAAAGACCTATCGGGTAGGGGATATCGAAACGAAGGCTCTTGATGGTATCAACCTTTCCTTTCGGGATAAAGAGTTTGTGGCTATATTGGGTACCAGCGGCTCCGGAAAGACCACCTGCTTAAACATGATCGGCGGACTGGATCATTACGATTCAGGAGACTTGATTATCAAAGGAAAAAGCACCAAAGCCTTTAAAGAGTATGAATGGGATGCCTATCGCAATAACTCGGTGGGCTTTGTTTTCCAAAGCTATAATTTAATTTCTCATATCAGTATCGTGGCCAATGTGGAAATGGGGATGACTTTGAGCGGTGTTTCCAAACAGGCCAAACGTCAAAAGGCCTTGGACATTCTGGAAAAAGTCGGACTCAAAGAGCATCTGCATAAAAAACCCAATCAACTGTCCGGGGGACAGATGCAAAGGGTTGCCATAGCACGAGCTCTTGCCAATGATCCGGAAATTCTTTTATGCGATGAACCCACGGGAGCCTTGGATAGCACTACCAGTGTTCAGATTATGGATCTGATCAAAGGAGTGTCCAAGGATCGGCTGGTGATTATGGTTACCCACAATCCTCAGCTGGCCAAAACCTACGCAGAACGCATTATCCGCTTTTCCGACGGCAAGATTATTGACGATACCAACCCTTATGGCGCCCCCTCCCAACCCGAGTACTTTCACCTCAAGAAAACAGGAATGAGCTTTTTGACCGCCCTTAACTTATCCTTCCGAAATCTATGGACCAAAAAAGGGCGAACCTTTCTCACTGCCCTTGCTTCCAGTATCGGTATTATCGGGATTGCTGTCATTTTAAGCTTATCCACAGGCTTTCGTGCCGAGATTGATGAATTTCAATTCGATGCCATGGCTGAGTTTCCGATCATTATCTCTCAGGAAACTCAACAGATGAATGCCAACGATCTGAACAATATGACCCTGGAAATTCGGGATCGGATTTATGGTACCCCTGCCGCTTCCACTGCTCATGAAATTGTGATCGTCGATTCCGCTAAAAACGTTATTACTCATAAAAACGATCTTTCTCAAGAGTTTATCGACTACTTAGAGCATGTCTCCCCGGATATTGTGGGCAGTATTGGCTATACCCGGGTGGTCCAGATGAACCTCTTACGGAAGACTGACAATAACTACCTTCCCATCACTCTGAGCAATGGACCTCCCTCAGGTAATATGACCTCCTCAAGTTCAGTAGGTTTGTCCTCTTTTCCCAGTGCTGTTTCCGGAAATAATAGTTACCTGGCAGACAATTATGAATTACTGGCCGGTGACTATCCCCGGCAACTTACGGACGTGGTCCTGGTATTGAATAATCAAAATCAAATCGAAAAGGGAACCCTGGGGGCTTTAGGGTTTACAGTAGAAGGCAGTGACCGTATCGCCTTCTCCGCTGTTGTGGGAACGGAGTATAGAGTGATCCATAATAACGACTTTTACACGAAAACCTCCTTCGGAACTTATCTCCCGGCCAATAATTATCAGAAAAACTATACCTCTGAACATGGTTTTACCATCAGGATTTCCGGTGTGGTTCGGCCTAAAGCCGGAACCAGTATGTCTATGCTGGCATCCGGGATCGCTTATGATGATCGGCTGTCGCAAAAAGTTATTGATAACGCTATGGATTCCGATATTGTGATCGCCCAGCGGGATGCTGATTATCATGTTTTAACCAGGGAAAAAATCGACGCAAACACTAAAGAACTTCTGCTCGCTTATTTAGGGGGTGATCCTTCACCCTATATGGTCATGGTTTTTCCTAAGGATTTTGACGCCAAGGACGAAGTCATCAACTATATTGAGCATTATAATGTGGGCAAAGCTGAAGAGGATGTCATCACCTTTACCGATTTGGCCGGGACCCTTTCCAGTCTGACGAAAGGAATTATGGATGGCATCACCCTGGTCCTGATCGCCTTTGCCGCTATTTCTTTGGTGGTCAGTATGATTATGATCAGCATCATTACCTATACCAGTGTTTTGGAACGGACCAAAGAAATCGGTATTTTAAAAGCACTGGGGGCCAGAAAAAAGGATATTACCAGAGTGTTTGATGCCGAAACCTTTATTCTCGGGGTTTTTTCCGGTGTGCTCGGCATTGTGGTAGCCTGGTCCTGCACCTTCCCCATCAATCAAGCCATCAATAAGTCGACCGGCCTCACCAATGCCTCCCATTTAAGGCTGGATCATGCTGTTCTCTTAGTCATCCTCAGCACCGTCATAACCGTATTAGGGGGCCACATCCCCGCCCGGCTGGCCTCCAAAAAGGATGCCGTGGAAGCCTTGCGCACAGAATAA
- a CDS encoding CopZ family metallochaperone, with protein MNQTLKVTGMTCNHCKAHVEKALLKVGGVQQADVNLEKGEAVVAGSAGREELIKAVEDAGYSAE; from the coding sequence ATGAATCAAACCTTAAAAGTTACCGGAATGACCTGCAATCATTGCAAAGCCCATGTGGAAAAAGCCTTGCTGAAAGTGGGCGGAGTCCAACAAGCAGATGTGAATTTAGAAAAAGGAGAGGCAGTAGTCGCCGGATCAGCCGGCCGGGAAGAGCTGATTAAAGCTGTGGAAGACGCCGGTTATAGCGCCGAGTGA
- a CDS encoding small, acid-soluble spore protein, alpha/beta type, with the protein MSRRRSTMSDNLKQQIAQELGFSDTLNQEGFSGVSSRDCGNMVKKAIEIAERNMTGRLS; encoded by the coding sequence ATGTCCAGACGGCGCAGTACCATGTCCGATAACCTTAAGCAGCAGATAGCTCAGGAGCTTGGATTTTCGGATACCTTAAATCAAGAAGGGTTCAGTGGTGTTTCATCTCGGGATTGTGGCAATATGGTGAAAAAGGCAATTGAGATCGCCGAACGCAATATGACCGGTCGTTTATCCTAG
- a CDS encoding Hsp20/alpha crystallin family protein, translating to MALIPNDPFRMFNHYWDEMERNYLRGRGKEELSQFLYRIDVEETADQVFVMAEIPGLEKKEDLHIEIDERRLTISGEIKRAASTTERSSHRTERYYGKFSRTIKLPAVVKADGSHASYRNGILELSFLKDRHPAARTIEVDFH from the coding sequence ATGGCATTAATACCTAATGACCCTTTCCGGATGTTCAACCACTATTGGGATGAAATGGAGCGTAATTATCTTAGAGGCCGTGGCAAAGAGGAACTTTCCCAGTTTCTCTACCGGATCGATGTGGAGGAAACAGCGGACCAAGTGTTTGTCATGGCGGAGATTCCCGGTCTTGAGAAGAAAGAGGACCTGCATATTGAGATCGATGAAAGGCGTTTGACCATCAGTGGTGAGATCAAACGAGCTGCATCGACAACTGAACGCTCTTCTCACCGTACGGAGAGATATTATGGAAAGTTCAGCAGGACAATCAAACTTCCGGCAGTGGTAAAAGCAGACGGCTCCCATGCCAGCTACAGAAATGGGATTTTGGAATTGTCTTTTCTCAAGGATCGTCACCCGGCAGCCCGCACCATCGAAGTGGATTTTCATTAG